The following is a genomic window from Terriglobales bacterium.
CTGTTCCTGACGGTGACCGCGCGCCAGCAGGCGGTGCAGCAGAAGCTGAAGAACTTCCTGCGGAAGTGGCGCGAGGTGAAGTCGAAGATCCCGACGCCGGAGATGATCGAGCTGCGCATCACGCCCGAGCTCAAGGAGTACCCGATCGTCACCGAGCACCTGTTCTTCATGATGATCGACGGGCGCTCGAAGAGCGAGATCAGGAAGTTCCTGAAGCAGTTCGAGCCGCCGCCTCCGCCGCCCCCGCCTCCGCCGCCGGTCAAGCGCGGACGCAAGCCGGAGCCGCCGCCCGCCCCGGTGGAAGTCGTGCCCGCCGGAAAAGGCAAGAAGGGCAAGAAGGGGAAAGAACCGGAGATCGTCTCGACCACCGCGCCCGCCGCCGCGTCCGCCGGAAAGACGGGCAAGGGCGGCAAGGCCGCGCCTCCGCCGACTCCGCCCGCGAAGGGCGCGAAGCAGTCTCCGCCGCCGCCCGAAGCGAAGAAGCCTGCACCGAAGTCCGCCCCAAAGCCGGCCAAGAAGGCGCAGAAGAAGCCCGCCAAGAAGAAGCGGTAGGCTCACCACAAAGGACACAAAGGTTTCACAAAGGTCCTTGGTGTGTCCTTCGTGTCCTTTGTGGTTGGCTTTTTCCTGCATGGAGCCTACATATCCACAGGCCCCGACACCCCTCCCGAGCAGATAAAATCTAGCTAGAACCCATGTCGTCGCAATTCGTCCATCTGCACCTGCATACCGATTACTCGCTGCTCGACGGCGCCTGCGGCATCGACGCGCTCGTCAAGCGCGTGAAGGGGCACGGCATGCCGGCGGTCGCGGTCACCGACCACGGCAACATCTTCGCGGCGCTGGAGTTCTACAACGCCGCGCAGGCCGCCG
Proteins encoded in this region:
- a CDS encoding PHP domain-containing protein → MSSQFVHLHLHTDYSLLDGACGIDALVKRVKGHGMPAVAVTDHGNIFAALEFYNAAQAAGIKPILGCELYISKKDDHDTRRTPPDGDTYNHLL